In a single window of the Gossypium hirsutum isolate 1008001.06 chromosome A13, Gossypium_hirsutum_v2.1, whole genome shotgun sequence genome:
- the LOC107895069 gene encoding transcription factor bHLH81 isoform X2 yields MKPTPGGSSSSSGGGAEGSRAGLARFRSAPATWLEALLEEEEEDPLKPSQCLTQLLTGNSSSTPTIRNSLLFPNSADPSGLFEPSGFQRQNSSPADFLGNNPAAASDAYFSNFGVAANYDYLSPTMDVSPSSKRASELDTQFPPTKFHSQLKGEPSDQISGGISNLIDVDMEKLLEDSVPCRVRAKRGCATHPRSIAERVRRTRISDRIRKLQELVPNMDKQIKRYPSKALRL; encoded by the exons ATGAAACCGACGCCTGGCGGCAGTAGCAGCTCTAGTGGCGGTGGCGCTGAAGGTAGTCGAGCTGGACTCGCCCGTTTCCGCTCAGCGCCAGCCACCTGGTTAGAAGCCCTTCtcgaggaagaagaagaggaccCTTTGAAGCCTAGCCAGTGCTTGACTCAGCTACTAACTGGAAATTCATCCTCAACACCCACCATTCGAAATTCATTGCTTTTTCCCAACTCAGCCGATCCATCTGGGTTGTTTGAGCCTTCTGGTTTCCAGAGGCAAAACAGTTCTCCAGCTGATTTTCTTGGGAATAATCCTGCTGCTGCCTCTGATGCCTACTTCTCTAACTTTGGGGTTGCTGCAAATTATGACTATTTATCGCCAACTATGGATGTTTCTCCCTCGAGTAAGAGGGCTAGCGAGCTTGATACGCAATTCCCACCAACAAAGTTCCATTCTCAGTTG AAAGGAGAGCCAAGTGATCAGATTTCTGGTGGGATATCTAATCTTATAGATGTAGATATGGAGAAACTTTTGGAGGATTCAGTACCTTGCAGGGTCCGTGCGAAGCGAGGGTGTGCTACTCATCCTCGAAGTATTGCAGAAAGG GTTCGGAGAACACGGATTAGCGATCGCATTAGAAAGCTTCAGGAGCTTGTCCCCAACATGGATAAG CAGATTAAAAGGTATCCCTCAAAGGCTTTGAGACTATGA
- the LOC107895069 gene encoding transcription factor bHLH81 isoform X1: MKPTPGGSSSSSGGGAEGSRAGLARFRSAPATWLEALLEEEEEDPLKPSQCLTQLLTGNSSSTPTIRNSLLFPNSADPSGLFEPSGFQRQNSSPADFLGNNPAAASDAYFSNFGVAANYDYLSPTMDVSPSSKRASELDTQFPPTKFHSQLKGEPSDQISGGISNLIDVDMEKLLEDSVPCRVRAKRGCATHPRSIAERVRRTRISDRIRKLQELVPNMDKQTNTADMLEEAVEYVKYLQRQIQELTEHQKRCKCKAKD; encoded by the exons ATGAAACCGACGCCTGGCGGCAGTAGCAGCTCTAGTGGCGGTGGCGCTGAAGGTAGTCGAGCTGGACTCGCCCGTTTCCGCTCAGCGCCAGCCACCTGGTTAGAAGCCCTTCtcgaggaagaagaagaggaccCTTTGAAGCCTAGCCAGTGCTTGACTCAGCTACTAACTGGAAATTCATCCTCAACACCCACCATTCGAAATTCATTGCTTTTTCCCAACTCAGCCGATCCATCTGGGTTGTTTGAGCCTTCTGGTTTCCAGAGGCAAAACAGTTCTCCAGCTGATTTTCTTGGGAATAATCCTGCTGCTGCCTCTGATGCCTACTTCTCTAACTTTGGGGTTGCTGCAAATTATGACTATTTATCGCCAACTATGGATGTTTCTCCCTCGAGTAAGAGGGCTAGCGAGCTTGATACGCAATTCCCACCAACAAAGTTCCATTCTCAGTTG AAAGGAGAGCCAAGTGATCAGATTTCTGGTGGGATATCTAATCTTATAGATGTAGATATGGAGAAACTTTTGGAGGATTCAGTACCTTGCAGGGTCCGTGCGAAGCGAGGGTGTGCTACTCATCCTCGAAGTATTGCAGAAAGG GTTCGGAGAACACGGATTAGCGATCGCATTAGAAAGCTTCAGGAGCTTGTCCCCAACATGGATAAG CAAACGAACACGGCGGACATGCTGGAAGAAGCGGTGGAGTATGTTAAATATCTTCAAAGGCAGATTCAG GAACTCACAGAGCATCAAAAGAGATGCAAATGCAAAGCTAAAGATTGA